One Pseudanabaena sp. FACHB-2040 DNA window includes the following coding sequences:
- a CDS encoding TraX family protein yields the protein MLEQRGLSSFHIKLLAAITMLIDHIGAVLYPEVDWLRAIGRISFPLFVWLLVQGEAHTRDIWRYGLRLVLLGLISQPIYQLTFGVTDLNILFQLSVGLVCLRLARQWPDLQILVWLAGAAVTEVLNMNYGSYGIVLVLLTRYFRPNFAWCLVWVGFHLVWARFMGPFQLPAAVIPLFFFWANGQRGPKARWFYAFYPGHLALLALIARGIGVPGG from the coding sequence ATGCTTGAGCAAAGAGGACTCTCCAGCTTCCACATCAAGCTTCTAGCCGCCATTACCATGCTGATCGATCATATTGGCGCGGTCTTATATCCAGAAGTGGACTGGCTGCGGGCCATAGGGCGCATCAGCTTCCCCCTGTTTGTTTGGCTGCTGGTTCAAGGCGAAGCCCATACTCGCGACATCTGGCGCTACGGGCTACGGCTAGTGCTGCTGGGGCTGATCTCACAGCCAATTTACCAGCTGACCTTTGGCGTAACCGATCTCAATATCCTATTTCAGCTGTCGGTGGGGCTAGTCTGCCTTCGCTTGGCGCGGCAGTGGCCCGATCTGCAAATCCTGGTTTGGCTGGCAGGCGCAGCCGTCACCGAAGTTTTGAACATGAACTATGGTAGCTACGGCATTGTTCTGGTGCTGCTGACCCGCTACTTTCGACCTAATTTTGCTTGGTGCCTGGTCTGGGTGGGATTTCATCTAGTTTGGGCAAGGTTCATGGGGCCATTTCAGCTACCAGCGGCAGTCATTCCCCTATTCTTCTTCTGGGCAAATGGCCAGCGCGGTCCCAAAGCCCGATGGTTTTATGCTTTTTACCCAGGGCATCTGGCGCTGCTGGCTTTGATTGCGCGGGGAATAGGGGTGCCGGGAGGGTAA
- a CDS encoding TAXI family TRAP transporter solute-binding subunit: MPNLLNQWIKLKSQEWIECDRISLPSASVLRPCGAAGAMLVVLISSCGEPHTISLASGTEGGFYSRLGEQVSLSTQKTAGISVQNRPSQGSRENLERLIQGEVDFALVQLDVAREALQTRQVLAVAALAQEDVHIVVWRDSGVQTLSDLQGRRVAVGAPGSGIRHTTDQLAQASQLTFQNDDSAFDEAFEQLQARQVDAVIYVGSVGASQKLQQQFLDHPQYTLAAISPSVTNHLTIRYPGSYQPTTLPPGAYAVLPATPERDVSTLATATVLVTRPNVNRRAVGLVTWSVLADARAYAQFYPALLEGEAAAALRRGLLYLHPAAEEVYENGDPRAVLARYWNNNDDLQAGVFLLGGTTAIGLLLRYWRKRQSHKTVIATSDRINELRQLLPDYPQQALSGIEDLSQENRLRFIDGAVTPEIYEQLRHKTQTFTDQCRSQLDEQRTQFVRDTLLLLDEWQATLQSNPTVALQKLSQIKHQYREMLLAGQVDIKAYIELVQLTLMSVMTLVPTAQAERTQGCEEAVTGGRVDVEKQES; this comes from the coding sequence ATGCCTAACCTGTTGAATCAGTGGATCAAGCTAAAGAGTCAAGAGTGGATTGAGTGCGATCGCATCTCCCTGCCATCCGCTTCAGTTTTGAGGCCCTGTGGGGCAGCCGGGGCGATGTTGGTGGTTCTTATTAGCAGTTGCGGGGAACCACACACCATTTCCCTTGCCAGCGGCACAGAAGGTGGTTTCTACAGCCGGCTGGGTGAACAAGTCAGCCTATCTACTCAGAAAACAGCAGGTATTTCGGTCCAAAATCGGCCTTCCCAAGGATCACGAGAAAACTTGGAGCGGCTGATTCAGGGTGAGGTTGATTTTGCCCTAGTGCAGCTAGACGTGGCCAGGGAAGCTCTGCAGACTAGGCAGGTGCTGGCCGTGGCGGCTTTGGCCCAGGAAGACGTGCATATCGTGGTTTGGCGTGATTCTGGAGTGCAAACTCTAAGCGATCTGCAGGGGCGACGGGTAGCGGTAGGGGCACCGGGCAGCGGCATTCGTCACACCACTGACCAACTGGCTCAGGCCAGCCAGCTGACATTTCAAAACGATGACTCAGCCTTTGATGAAGCCTTTGAGCAGCTACAGGCTAGGCAGGTTGACGCTGTGATCTATGTTGGCAGCGTCGGTGCCAGCCAGAAGCTCCAGCAGCAGTTTCTCGATCATCCCCAATACACGCTGGCTGCTATTTCACCCTCAGTTACCAACCATTTGACGATCCGCTACCCTGGCTCGTATCAGCCTACAACTCTGCCGCCCGGTGCTTATGCAGTGTTGCCCGCCACACCCGAGCGAGATGTCTCAACCCTTGCCACCGCTACCGTTTTGGTCACCCGACCCAACGTCAACCGCAGAGCCGTTGGCCTGGTCACCTGGTCAGTTTTGGCCGATGCTCGGGCTTATGCCCAGTTTTATCCGGCCTTGCTAGAGGGTGAGGCAGCGGCAGCGCTGCGGCGGGGGCTGCTCTACCTCCATCCGGCTGCTGAGGAGGTATACGAAAACGGCGATCCTCGCGCTGTTCTGGCCCGCTATTGGAACAATAACGACGATCTCCAGGCGGGGGTCTTTTTGCTCGGAGGTACAACAGCCATTGGTCTACTGCTGCGCTACTGGCGCAAACGGCAATCCCATAAAACTGTAATTGCCACAAGTGATCGCATTAATGAACTGCGGCAGCTGCTGCCAGACTACCCCCAGCAAGCCCTCAGCGGCATTGAAGACCTGAGCCAGGAAAACCGGCTGCGGTTCATTGACGGAGCTGTCACCCCCGAAATCTACGAACAGCTGCGCCACAAAACCCAGACCTTTACCGATCAATGCCGATCCCAACTCGACGAGCAACGCACCCAATTTGTGCGCGACACCCTACTGCTGCTAGACGAATGGCAAGCCACGCTGCAGAGCAACCCCACTGTCGCTCTACAAAAACTGAGCCAGATCAAGCACCAGTACCGAGAAATGTTGTTAGCAGGCCAAGTTGATATCAAAGCCTACATTGAGCTAGTGCAGCTAACGCTGATGTCGGTTATGACCCTGGTGCCGACAGCCCAGGCAGAGAGGACGCAGGGATGTGAAGAAGCGGTAACAGGGGGACGTGTGGATGTGGAGAAGCAGGAGAGTTAA
- a CDS encoding helix-turn-helix transcriptional regulator, whose product MATSRKSPRSQKPTSKARKKASATDEAQTPPTLAGDRPVTNPDLFANSSTTPVASPLPIFEASKILTQRDHLPWKPDPDGKLCYAPDIGNGQGAIYFWVTENLEDEHPATLAGAAALAVIETFDIRAACMHLIFAAHATQVERPWEQELVISDRQIQAYLGLQQRTDKNRKEKLALIEEIAKQPCKITTYISWPRQGKSKGFTIEEGRLWHLLGTRYHYQYDLFGNQELVGMTFVVKAGLWAKYFLDDEDGQAVRPQQGILSKSLLKSVMGLWQHREGAARLMVWLLFKTQLSRQNALNVKTLMEVAYGPQRIQAAYEDYQLRKKLASTWDDDLLALHDKGWKIQFDGDTYPVEIRPISFGREEISRRPRGFFETLMDAYLWISPPEAWINHGLLPGEGAATDTLLEPTPEAEKDGLTGTEVHHLRTEKGWSQRKLAALTGLSQGLISMIENGTRSISPENEETLRQVFDYM is encoded by the coding sequence ATGGCTACATCGCGCAAGTCCCCCCGATCTCAAAAGCCCACCTCTAAGGCGAGGAAAAAAGCCTCAGCAACAGACGAGGCCCAGACTCCTCCGACTTTGGCAGGTGATCGGCCAGTGACCAACCCAGACCTGTTTGCCAACAGCTCCACAACACCGGTCGCTTCCCCACTGCCCATTTTTGAGGCCAGCAAGATTTTGACCCAGCGGGATCACCTGCCTTGGAAGCCTGACCCCGACGGTAAACTGTGCTACGCTCCCGACATTGGTAACGGCCAGGGGGCAATCTACTTTTGGGTGACTGAGAACTTAGAAGACGAGCACCCGGCTACACTAGCGGGGGCAGCAGCCCTGGCAGTGATTGAGACTTTCGACATTCGGGCTGCCTGTATGCACCTGATTTTTGCTGCTCATGCTACTCAGGTTGAGCGGCCTTGGGAGCAGGAACTGGTCATCAGCGATCGCCAGATTCAGGCTTACCTGGGCCTGCAACAGCGCACAGATAAAAACCGAAAAGAAAAGCTGGCGCTGATTGAAGAGATCGCCAAGCAGCCCTGCAAAATTACCACCTACATTTCTTGGCCCCGGCAGGGCAAGTCGAAGGGCTTTACCATTGAGGAAGGCCGACTCTGGCACCTGCTAGGAACCCGCTATCACTATCAATACGACCTCTTCGGCAATCAGGAGCTGGTTGGCATGACCTTTGTGGTTAAGGCTGGGCTCTGGGCCAAGTACTTTTTAGATGACGAAGACGGTCAAGCGGTACGACCGCAGCAGGGCATTTTATCGAAATCGCTGCTCAAAAGCGTGATGGGGCTCTGGCAGCACCGCGAAGGAGCCGCCCGGCTCATGGTCTGGCTGCTTTTCAAAACTCAGCTCAGCCGCCAGAACGCGCTCAATGTTAAGACTCTGATGGAGGTAGCCTACGGCCCCCAGCGTATTCAGGCAGCCTACGAAGACTATCAGCTCCGCAAAAAGCTGGCTAGCACCTGGGACGACGATCTGCTCGCCCTCCACGACAAGGGCTGGAAGATCCAGTTTGATGGCGACACTTACCCAGTTGAGATTCGGCCTATCAGCTTTGGCCGAGAGGAAATCTCAAGGCGGCCTAGAGGGTTCTTTGAGACGCTGATGGATGCCTACCTGTGGATTAGCCCGCCCGAAGCTTGGATTAACCACGGACTGCTGCCCGGAGAGGGAGCCGCCACCGATACCTTGCTGGAGCCTACACCCGAAGCCGAAAAAGACGGGCTTACCGGAACAGAGGTCCATCATTTGCGGACAGAAAAGGGGTGGAGTCAGCGCAAGCTGGCGGCCCTAACGGGTCTGAGCCAAGGGTTAATCTCAATGATTGAAAATGGCACCCGCTCAATCAGCCCTGAGAATGAGGAAACGCTGCGGCAGGTATTTGATTACATGTGA
- a CDS encoding ParB/RepB/Spo0J family partition protein has product MARLSKRPMSTMFQGAMSSQRDDEIAQLKAELEMLRSQSTSASTQLPTQQIVPLRLPENLKQPRRYFALDKMAKLKASIDKHEGVLEPILVRTAEDGLYEIISGERRWRCCCELGIETIPAMTVEMSDEMALEVALIAHLLSEEISPIEETDSIMGLLMLRLKKSFEEVKRLVGQIKNYHSGMIGSVDEEEMQVAEAILEEFDLKVGSFVSNRLPLLNLAPVILEAVRAGKLSPTNATLINRQPENLHEQLVQQSEGLTKEELMKLLSQIHRSSSARSALSESSERGRLGTSGDSQPESLNQNLSEEPVYERVYTQIKMLRRKKQLFKNKQVQSRISKIDKLLDEIASIAEDLGIEV; this is encoded by the coding sequence ATGGCACGTCTAAGCAAGCGCCCCATGTCTACCATGTTTCAGGGAGCGATGTCTTCCCAACGAGATGATGAAATCGCTCAGCTCAAGGCTGAACTGGAGATGCTGCGATCGCAATCCACTAGCGCCAGCACTCAGCTCCCTACTCAACAGATCGTTCCCCTGCGCCTACCTGAAAACTTAAAGCAGCCTAGGCGCTACTTTGCCCTAGACAAAATGGCAAAGCTCAAAGCCTCCATTGATAAACATGAAGGCGTGTTAGAACCCATTTTGGTGCGAACTGCTGAGGATGGGCTCTACGAGATTATCAGCGGCGAGCGGCGCTGGCGCTGCTGCTGCGAGTTGGGCATCGAGACTATTCCAGCGATGACCGTGGAAATGTCCGATGAAATGGCCCTAGAGGTGGCGCTAATTGCTCACCTCTTAAGCGAAGAAATCTCCCCAATCGAGGAAACCGACTCGATTATGGGCTTACTGATGCTGCGGCTAAAGAAGTCCTTTGAAGAGGTGAAGAGACTTGTAGGCCAAATCAAAAACTATCATTCTGGAATGATAGGCAGCGTTGATGAGGAAGAGATGCAGGTGGCAGAGGCCATCTTAGAAGAATTTGATCTGAAGGTTGGCAGCTTTGTCTCAAATCGACTGCCCCTGCTTAATTTGGCCCCAGTCATTCTAGAAGCAGTCCGAGCAGGAAAACTTTCACCCACCAACGCCACGCTGATCAACCGCCAGCCAGAGAACCTACATGAGCAGCTTGTGCAGCAGAGTGAAGGGCTGACCAAAGAAGAGCTGATGAAGCTACTGTCTCAAATTCACAGATCCTCATCAGCCAGATCAGCCTTAAGTGAAAGTAGCGAAAGGGGGCGTCTGGGAACATCTGGGGACAGCCAACCAGAAAGTCTCAATCAGAACTTGTCAGAAGAACCTGTCTACGAGCGAGTTTATACTCAGATCAAGATGTTGCGCCGTAAGAAGCAGCTATTTAAAAACAAGCAGGTGCAGAGCCGAATCAGTAAAATCGACAAGCTGTTAGATGAGATTGCCTCTATTGCCGAGGATTTAGGAATTGAGGTTTAA
- a CDS encoding ParA family protein: MPQKRIAIQSNSGGVGKTTLAVNLAYQLARKKQTVALFGCDPNGSLTLFCGLDDPAADQTIDYILRPEFAGDYPLFSAWADRISGIDACLGGLVLSETAQRLTMTKRGEYLLADKLEDYPLPHDIIIFDCPGTIEQLHTVTLAASTHILVTLKPEDKDIDAVAKLIDWIYRTRQELRLKPAPEILGLVPNGFKDRAMHRDNLGLSPIADIETLPSIMRTMGIPMFSKINDSAHIANAAAAGLPLGLFRPGEAANRIYADIADAVIGA, from the coding sequence ATGCCCCAAAAAAGAATTGCCATCCAATCTAACAGCGGCGGAGTTGGAAAAACTACCCTAGCAGTCAACTTGGCCTACCAGTTGGCTAGAAAGAAGCAGACCGTTGCCCTCTTTGGCTGTGACCCCAACGGCTCTTTAACCCTATTTTGTGGCTTAGATGATCCCGCAGCCGACCAGACGATTGACTACATTTTGCGACCTGAGTTTGCTGGAGACTACCCTTTGTTTTCGGCCTGGGCAGATCGGATCTCAGGAATTGATGCTTGTCTGGGCGGCCTAGTTTTATCTGAAACTGCTCAGCGCCTGACGATGACTAAGCGAGGCGAGTATCTTTTGGCCGATAAGCTAGAAGACTACCCACTGCCTCACGACATCATTATTTTTGACTGTCCTGGCACTATTGAGCAGCTTCATACGGTTACCCTGGCAGCCTCAACCCACATCCTAGTCACGCTCAAGCCCGAGGATAAAGACATTGATGCGGTCGCTAAGCTGATTGACTGGATTTACCGCACCCGCCAAGAGCTGAGGCTAAAGCCAGCGCCTGAGATCCTGGGCCTTGTGCCCAACGGGTTTAAAGACCGCGCCATGCACCGAGACAACCTAGGTCTGAGCCCTATCGCAGACATTGAGACCCTGCCTAGCATCATGCGAACAATGGGCATCCCCATGTTTTCCAAGATTAACGACAGTGCCCATATCGCCAATGCGGCGGCTGCCGGTCTACCTTTAGGGCTGTTTCGGCCCGGTGAAGCAGCCAATCGAATTTATGCAGACATTGCAGATGCAGTTATTGGAGCCTGA
- a CDS encoding tyrosine-type recombinase/integrase → MPRKPTPEPVIISLQLQRAASKPSQRGSGLPTDRRQASVDEFLQVRSLSENSQKAYRQDLKRFLEWTETDWPQVSYGQIVQYQKFLIEQSLAPATVKRAMATLQKFFRWMVDSGYIPKDPTSAVATPHDSHSENTHTTALSPTELAQIYEMALAGSFPKRDTALISVLLHGVRAEEISALDIGGYRSDRLQVRTTQVISQVPLNDQARKDLETYLASRTRLGESLSDSCPLFLSYSRRSYGQRLSAWGVRDVLNKLQAATGFSLHPHRFRHTFVARLMHQDLDLHQVIALTRHKSAQSLSRYAQESPHPA, encoded by the coding sequence ATGCCTCGAAAGCCGACACCAGAGCCTGTCATTATTTCGCTTCAGCTTCAACGGGCTGCCTCTAAGCCGAGCCAGAGAGGGTCAGGGTTGCCGACCGACCGACGCCAGGCAAGTGTGGATGAGTTTTTGCAGGTGCGATCGCTCTCTGAAAACAGCCAAAAAGCCTACCGACAAGATCTGAAGCGATTCTTGGAGTGGACCGAGACAGATTGGCCGCAGGTCAGCTATGGGCAGATAGTGCAGTATCAAAAATTTTTAATAGAGCAGTCGCTGGCTCCTGCCACTGTTAAACGAGCAATGGCAACACTTCAGAAATTTTTTCGCTGGATGGTTGATAGCGGATACATACCCAAAGATCCCACATCAGCCGTGGCTACACCCCATGACTCACACAGCGAAAATACCCACACCACAGCACTCAGCCCAACAGAACTAGCCCAGATTTATGAGATGGCTCTCGCAGGTTCTTTTCCTAAACGGGACACTGCACTCATCTCGGTTCTGCTTCATGGGGTTAGAGCGGAGGAAATTTCTGCTCTAGATATAGGCGGTTACCGGAGCGATCGGCTCCAGGTTAGAACAACTCAAGTGATTAGTCAGGTGCCGCTCAACGACCAGGCCCGAAAAGATTTGGAGACCTACCTCGCCTCACGGACTCGGCTGGGGGAAAGCCTAAGCGACAGTTGCCCTTTGTTTCTCTCCTATTCGCGCCGCAGCTACGGGCAGCGCCTCAGCGCGTGGGGCGTGCGCGATGTTTTGAATAAACTGCAGGCAGCCACCGGCTTCAGCCTGCATCCCCATCGGTTCCGCCATACTTTTGTCGCTCGTCTGATGCATCAGGACCTAGACCTGCATCAGGTCATTGCGTTAACCCGGCACAAGTCTGCGCAGAGTCTCAGCCGCTACGCCCAGGAATCGCCTCACCCAGCCTAG
- a CDS encoding DNA starvation/stationary phase protection protein has protein sequence MPINIGIGEQDRQEIAQGLSKLLADTYTLYLKTHNFHWNVTGPMFQTLHLMFETQYNELALAVDLIAERIRALGFPAPGTYQSFASLSSIGEEEGVPSAEDMIRKLVEGQEAVVRTARSVFPVVERVSDEPTADLLTQRMQVHEKTAWMLRSLLGQ, from the coding sequence ATGCCAATCAATATTGGTATTGGGGAACAGGACCGCCAAGAAATTGCTCAAGGTCTTTCTAAACTGCTGGCTGATACTTACACCCTTTATCTAAAAACCCACAACTTCCACTGGAATGTTACGGGGCCGATGTTTCAGACCCTGCACCTGATGTTTGAAACGCAATACAACGAGCTAGCCCTGGCCGTCGATCTGATTGCCGAGCGCATTCGTGCCTTGGGGTTTCCAGCCCCAGGCACCTATCAGTCGTTTGCCAGCCTCTCCTCAATTGGGGAAGAAGAGGGCGTGCCTAGTGCTGAAGACATGATCCGTAAGCTGGTAGAAGGCCAGGAAGCAGTGGTTCGCACCGCCCGCTCAGTGTTTCCGGTAGTTGAGCGGGTCAGTGATGAGCCGACCGCTGACCTCCTAACCCAGCGGATGCAGGTTCACGAAAAAACAGCATGGATGCTCAGGAGCCTGCTAGGGCAGTAG
- a CDS encoding DUF2949 domain-containing protein has protein sequence MTPSKQTRLIEFLRDTLAVPADALALGLRRAEQAPNLLPMILWQYGFVDLEQLNQIFDWMEQV, from the coding sequence ATGACCCCTTCAAAGCAAACCCGGCTGATCGAATTCTTGCGAGATACGTTAGCGGTGCCTGCCGATGCACTGGCTTTAGGGCTGCGCCGAGCTGAGCAAGCCCCCAATCTGCTGCCAATGATCCTCTGGCAGTACGGTTTTGTTGACCTAGAGCAGCTCAATCAGATTTTTGACTGGATGGAGCAGGTTTAG
- a CDS encoding DUF2811 domain-containing protein has translation MVPRISLNVEIPEELHESLQTYLETHPTWSQHRVFCAALSLFLMQNGMCDRRVNRIYLDALFDYAA, from the coding sequence ATGGTGCCCCGGATCAGTCTGAACGTTGAGATCCCTGAGGAACTGCACGAATCGCTGCAGACCTATCTCGAAACCCATCCGACCTGGAGCCAGCACCGAGTTTTCTGTGCTGCGCTGTCACTGTTTCTTATGCAAAATGGGATGTGCGATCGCAGAGTTAACCGGATCTACCTGGATGCTCTGTTTGACTACGCAGCTTAA
- a CDS encoding L,D-transpeptidase, producing the protein MAYQILKLLPFATLAWSLWLYLTPRTPVASQPVTPPQMAAAKAASSNAAVDPTLESNRLEIELSRRTVTLYRNNAKVRSYPIGVGRQGWETPEGQFRVMQMRRNPVWIHPFTNESFPPGHPENPLGSYWIGFWRNGEDWIGFHGTPPSDRQTVGQAISHGCIRMYDEDIAELYNEVNLGRQVIVKP; encoded by the coding sequence ATGGCGTATCAGATACTCAAGCTTCTTCCGTTTGCCACTCTAGCCTGGTCCCTGTGGCTGTATCTCACTCCTCGAACCCCAGTCGCTTCGCAGCCGGTCACGCCTCCCCAAATGGCAGCAGCAAAGGCCGCCTCTTCTAATGCTGCTGTTGACCCAACGTTAGAGTCCAACCGGCTAGAAATTGAACTGAGTCGCCGCACGGTGACCCTATACCGAAACAACGCCAAGGTAAGAAGCTACCCCATTGGTGTCGGTCGGCAGGGTTGGGAAACGCCGGAAGGGCAGTTCAGAGTGATGCAGATGCGGCGCAACCCAGTTTGGATTCACCCCTTTACCAATGAATCGTTCCCGCCGGGGCATCCTGAAAATCCTTTAGGGTCTTACTGGATAGGCTTCTGGCGCAATGGCGAAGACTGGATTGGATTTCACGGCACACCTCCTTCTGATCGACAGACGGTGGGCCAGGCAATCTCCCACGGCTGCATTCGCATGTATGACGAGGACATTGCGGAACTGTATAACGAGGTGAACTTAGGCAGACAGGTCATTGTGAAGCCCTAG
- a CDS encoding DUF922 domain-containing Zn-dependent protease: protein MLRFKFFGLFLLTLLLSLAGGPIQGHLLKTPELQSFGFGSANLALKAEAASFETESLNEPKKQLQSRLQSQQAQPLVAPTINVNHRYYPITGTSATQLRTQMLQQGPFEPAEGRRYDARTEWFVHWSYRYNRASSQCSVSSPATKIDVTITYPQWVPPAGAPRSLVAEWQRYITALQNHEDGHKNNGISAGREILSALNQLPAYSSCQALDSAANVASQSIIRRYNQRDLDYDHTTNHGSSQGAVFPGGSRASQ, encoded by the coding sequence GTGCTGCGTTTCAAGTTTTTCGGACTGTTTTTATTGACCCTACTGCTTAGCTTAGCAGGCGGACCTATCCAAGGGCATCTGCTGAAAACGCCTGAACTGCAAAGTTTTGGTTTTGGTAGCGCAAACCTTGCCTTGAAAGCAGAAGCTGCTTCCTTTGAAACAGAGAGCCTAAACGAACCCAAAAAACAGCTTCAGAGCAGGCTGCAAAGTCAGCAGGCTCAGCCATTAGTAGCGCCAACCATCAACGTCAACCATCGTTACTACCCAATTACCGGCACCAGCGCCACCCAGTTGCGAACACAAATGCTCCAGCAAGGCCCCTTTGAGCCTGCGGAAGGGCGGCGCTACGACGCTAGAACCGAATGGTTCGTGCACTGGTCATATCGCTATAACAGAGCCAGCAGCCAATGTAGCGTCAGTTCGCCAGCGACCAAAATCGACGTCACCATTACCTATCCACAGTGGGTACCTCCCGCAGGAGCACCGCGATCGCTGGTTGCGGAATGGCAGCGGTACATTACGGCACTACAAAACCATGAGGACGGACATAAAAACAACGGCATTTCTGCAGGCAGAGAGATTCTGTCGGCCTTAAACCAGCTCCCTGCCTACTCATCCTGCCAGGCGCTCGACAGTGCTGCCAATGTCGCCAGTCAGAGCATTATTAGACGTTATAACCAGAGAGACTTAGACTACGACCACACAACTAATCACGGATCTAGTCAGGGCGCTGTTTTTCCTGGCGGCTCTAGGGCTTCACAATGA
- a CDS encoding bacteriorhodopsin, whose amino-acid sequence MNWQYFWQWLYIAGMAIGALYFALLGRNPKGLPKLEYFVAMFIPIWSGLAYLSLVMPGEGLEFGRINPFDDHIVFLGRYLDWIVTTPLLLLALGWSAMHYMKHKDWTLIFSAMATQVIVIGSGLLADIAAVPSVRYFWYINGTVAFLVVLWLIWGPYRDRAKSQNEPALVRFYDRLTTFFTVTWICYPIIWILGPAALNVFDRTVETFLFCLVPFFSKVVFSFIDLNGLRSLKEKPTETTEEHFVSGTFHFSDIRLPWQPRRQRRRRYFPGGSR is encoded by the coding sequence ATGAATTGGCAGTATTTTTGGCAGTGGCTCTACATTGCTGGCATGGCAATTGGAGCCCTATATTTTGCCTTGCTTGGCAGAAATCCCAAGGGCCTTCCCAAGCTGGAATATTTCGTTGCGATGTTTATTCCAATCTGGTCAGGGCTGGCTTATTTATCCTTAGTAATGCCGGGTGAAGGCCTAGAGTTTGGCAGAATCAATCCCTTCGATGACCATATTGTCTTTCTAGGTCGTTACTTAGATTGGATTGTCACCACGCCCCTACTGCTATTGGCCTTGGGCTGGTCGGCCATGCACTACATGAAACACAAAGACTGGACCCTGATATTCTCTGCCATGGCCACGCAGGTGATTGTCATTGGGTCGGGCTTGTTAGCCGATATTGCTGCCGTACCCAGTGTGCGGTATTTCTGGTACATCAATGGAACGGTCGCGTTTCTAGTAGTGCTCTGGCTGATCTGGGGCCCCTACCGTGACCGGGCTAAATCGCAGAATGAGCCTGCACTAGTTCGATTTTATGACCGCTTAACCACCTTTTTCACCGTAACCTGGATTTGCTACCCAATTATTTGGATTTTGGGGCCTGCTGCCTTAAATGTTTTTGATCGCACGGTCGAAACCTTTCTCTTCTGTCTAGTTCCATTTTTCTCTAAAGTCGTTTTTAGCTTCATTGACCTCAATGGGCTGCGCAGCTTAAAGGAGAAACCAACAGAAACTACTGAGGAGCACTTTGTCAGCGGTACTTTCCACTTCAGCGACATTAGACTGCCCTGGCAACCGCGGCGGCAGCGGCGGCGGCGCTATTTTCCGGGTGGCAGCCGTTAG